The Kwoniella mangroviensis CBS 8507 chromosome 1 map unlocalized Ctg02, whole genome shotgun sequence genome window below encodes:
- a CDS encoding amidophosphoribosyltransferase, giving the protein MLLTDLLCGILGLLLHDPLATQTTLAGTEIAEGLSLLQHRGQDAAGIVTCGSGGRFYQVKANGMVRDVFDAPAVAGLKGWMGVGHVRYPTAGSSAHAEAQPFYVNSPYGIVFAHNGNIVNTPSLRQFLDVDAHRHINTDSDSELLLNILANNLQKTGKFRINEEDIFTAVGDLTRTCIGAYACVAMIAGFGLIVFRDPNGIRPAGIATRKGARGGTDYLVASESVVAQGLGFTEWEDVKAGEAIIITRSNISRRQVATPQAFAPDIFEHVYFARPDSTIDGISVYRSRMKMGDLLAETVKKELVKAKLEIDVVIPVPDTSRTAALNCAQALNIPYREGFVKNRYVGRTFIMPGQTQRRKNVRRKLNAMPEEFAGKTVMLVDDSIVRGTTSKEIVQMAKDVGAKRVIFASCAPPIRYSNVYGIDMPSPHELIAHGRTTEEIAAHIGADLVIYQTLEDLVESCRQFNPAIKQFDCSVFTGEYVTGGVDERYLEHIQRLRNDNAKAKKNQQAIEAVEANEGGCNGPMNGSDALLGRSDSIMGLSNHSPKIGATNMPTPNDTMGLHNSWYGQ; this is encoded by the exons ATGCTCCTTACAGATCTGC TGTGTGGTATCCTCGGGTTACTCCTTCATGACCCTTTGGCAACTCAGACCACTCTTGCTGGTACCGAGAT TGCCGAGGGTCTTTCTTTGTTACAACACCG AGGTCAAGATGCAGCCGGTATCGTCACCTGCGGGTCAGGTGGTAGATTCTATCAAGTCAAGGCCAACGGTATGGTCAGAGATGTCTTTGACGCTCCTGCCGTAGCTGGTCTCAAAGGTTGGATGGGTGTCGGTCATG TCCGATACCCCACTGCCGGAAGTTCAGCTCATGCCGAAGCTCAACCTTTCTACGTGAACTCACCTTATGGTATCGTGTTTGCCCAT AACGGTAACATCGTTAACACCCCTTCTCTCCGACAATTCCTCGACGTAGATGCCCATAGACATATCAACACCGACTCAGATTCCGAGTTGTTGTTGAACATCTTAGCCAACAACTTGCAAAAAACCGGTAAATTCCGtatcaacgaagaagatatattcACCGCTGTTGGTGATCTCACCCGAACTTGTATTGGTGCATATGCCTGTGTAGCCATGATCGCGGGTTTCGGTCTGATCGTCTTCAGGGATCCTAACGGTATCAGACCTGCTGGAATTGCTACTAGAAAGGGAGCAAGGGGAGGAACAGATTATTTGGTGGCTTCGGAGAGTGTAGTAGCGCAGGGTTTGGGTTTCACAGAATGGGAGGACGTCAAAGCGG GCGAAGCAATTATCATCACCCGAAGTAACATCTCCCGACGACAAGTTGCTACGCCCCAAGCCTTCGCACCTGACATCTTCGAACATGTATATTTCGCCAGACCAGATTCCACCATCGACGGTATCTCAGTGTACAGATctaggatgaagatgggtgatTTGTTAGCTGAGACTGTCAAGAAGGAGTTGGTCAAAGCGAAATTGGAAATTGACGTGGTCATTCCTGTCCCTGATACCTCCCGAACGGCGGCTTTGAACTGTGCTCAGGCATTGAATATTCCTTATAGAGAGGGTTTCGTGAAGAATAGATACGTGGGAAGAACTTTCATCATGCCTGGACAGACTCAACG ACGCAAAAACGTAcgaaggaagttgaatgCCATGCCTGAGGAGTTTGCAGGAAAGACCGTCATGCTTGTGGATG ACTCCATTGTTCGGGGTACCACCTCCAAGGAGATTGTACAGATGGCCAAGGATGTCGGCGCCAAGCGTGTGATCTTTGCTTCTTGTGCTCCACCCAttag ATACTCTAACGTATACGGTATCGACATGCCCTCGCCTCACGAGCTGATAGCTCACGGCCGAACCACCGAGGAAATTGCAGCGCACATCGGAGCCGATTTGGTGATCTACCAAACACTCGAAGATCTCGTGGAATCATGTAGACAATTCAACCCAGCTATCAAACAATTCGACTGTTCGGTGTTCACCGGCGAATACGTTACTGGAGGAGTTGACGAGAGGTATCTGGAACATATCCAGAGATTGAGGAATGATAATgccaaagcgaagaagaatcagcAAGCTATCGAAGCTGTTGAAGCTAACGAGGGGGGATGCAACGGACCTATGA ACGGTTCAGATGCCTTGTTGGGACGATCAGATTCCATCATGGGATTATCCAATCATTCTCCCAAGATAGGTGCTACCAATATGCCCACACCGAATGATACGATGGGTTTGCATAATTCATGGTATGGTCAGTAG
- a CDS encoding adenylosuccinate synthetase, with translation MAPSPEGVSVVLGAQWGDEGKGKLVDILAAEADICARCAGGNNAGHTIVVRNAKGEKTSYAFNLLPSGLINPTCTAFIGSGVVVHVPSLFNELDTLERKGLKVSDRLKISDRAHLVMGFHQIVDGLKEIELGGSSIGTTKKGIGPAYSSKASRSGLRVHHLYDPSFPAKFRKLVEGRFKRYGHFEFDTEGEIEMYLAFAERLRPYIVDGVTFIHNALQSGKKVLVEGANALMLDIDYGTYPFVTSSATSIGGVVTGLGIPPFAIKKVVGVIKAYTTRVGGGPFPTEQLNTVGETLQEVGAEYGTVTGRRRRCGWLDLVVMRYSTMINGYTSLNLTKLDVLDGFEEIQVATGYKIDGQQIEGFPADLDRLAQVEVEYTTLPGWKTDISNCKTYEELPENAKKYIKFIEDFLKVKVQYVGVGPGRDQNLILF, from the exons ATGGCTCCAT CCCCGGAAGGAGTATCCGTCGT ACTCGGAGCCCAATGGGGTGAcgaaggtaaaggtaaacTTGTCGATATCCTGGCTGCCGAAGCAGATATCTGCGCTAGGTGTGCCGGTGGAAACAATGCCGGTCATACTATCGTAGTTAGGAATGCTAAAGGTGAAAAGACAAGTTATGCTTTTAACCTTTTACCTTCTG GTCTCATCAACCCTACTTGTACTGCTTTCATCGGTTCAGGTGTGGTCGTTCACGTACCTTCGCTTTTCAACGAACTTGATACTCTCGAAcggaaag GCCTCAAAGTGTCAGACCGACTCAAGATCTCTGACCGAGCCCATCTCGTCATGGGATTTCACCAAATCGTTGACGGTCTTAAAGAAATTGAATTAGGAGGTTCATCAATCGGAACCACCAAGAAGGGTATCGGACCCGCTTACTCCTCTAAAGCTTCTCGATCAGGTTTGAGagttcatcatctctatGATCCATCTTTCCCTGCCAAGTTCAGAAAGTTGGTAGAAGGTAGGTTCAAGAGGTATGGTCATTTCGAATTTGATACAGAGGGTGAAATTGAGATGTACTTG GCATTCGCTGAGAGACTACGACCTTACATCGTCGACGGTGTCACCTTCATTCACAACGCCTTACAATCCGGTAAAAAAGTTTTAGTCGAAGGTGCCAATGCCCTGATGTTAGATATCGACTACGGTACATACCCCTTTGTCACTTCCTCAGCTACTTCCATCGGAGGAGTAGTCACCGGTTTGGGTATTCCCCCATTCGCTATTAAGAAGGTCGTTGGAGTGATCAAAGCGTACACTACCAGagtaggtggtggacctTTCCCCACCGAACAGCTCAATACTGTTGGAGAGACCCTTCAAGAAGTCGGAGCCGAGTACGGAACGGTCACTggacgaaggaggagatgCGGTTGGTTAGATCTGGTAGTCATGAGATACTCTACGATGATCAACGGTTATACCTCTTTGAACTTGACTAAACTTGATGTGTTGgatggatttgaggagaTTCAAGTGGCTACGGGATACAAGATTGATGGTCAACAGATCGAAGGATTCCCAG CCGATCTCGACCGACTCGCCCAGGTCGAAGTTGAATACACCACTTTACCAGGGTGGAAGACGGATATCTCAAACTGTAAGACATACGAAGAGTTACCTGAAAACGCCAAAAAGTACATCAAGTTCATTGAAGATTTCTTGAAAGTAAAGGTACAATACGTCGGTGTTGGTCCAGGTAGAGATCAgaatttgatcttgttctAG